Part of the Sebastes umbrosus isolate fSebUmb1 chromosome 3, fSebUmb1.pri, whole genome shotgun sequence genome is shown below.
CCACAGTGGCATCATCAAAACAGAGGCATCATTAAATACAGAGTAATaccaatattttatatataatataggcAAGTACAGTATTTTGGACAATTCCTTCAACATCCTTCAACTGCTGACAGTGAGTTCAAGTCCAAAGTTGTAGATCGAGAATCCTTCCAAAAGACATTATGTAAACACACTACATACCAGACTCTCTAACATTCTATGcattgtctgtgttttgtgtagCTGTGactgtagttgtgtgtgtgtgtgtatgtgtgtgtgtgtgtgaagaaggGGAACTAAGCATTTATCGATCAGTGCACGTGTGATTGAGTCCTTCAATTCCTTTCATgttgtgattaaaataaatgtctggTGTGTCCATTTAAGGCAAAGTTGTCCAATAAAGCTTGTGTTTTTTGCACAAACTGCTATGTtctgtttttgtaatttgtaaacAATTTGGCATggaagttttttgttttttttaagatttgtgTGTGTCTAGTAGTATAAATAtcaaaggcaaggcaaggcaaggcagctttatttgtatagcacatttcagcagcagggcaattcaaagtgctttacataaacattcaagaacattgcgacaaagtgcaaaagaacattaagacataattaaaacagttataaaaacataaaaacattaaagattagaaaataaaaacaagctagaAATAAAGTAATTCAAGTAAATACAtagtgtgtgtacacacacacacacacacacacacacacacacacactaacatttatctacaaaaatataaagtacACATGAAGTGTTCTTGAAGATTTTGCTTTATAACTACAAATTATCATTAGGAGAAAACATccatgaagaaagagagagagcatatGTAGCAGAGCCTGTGTACCCTTTGCACAGTTAAAGGACATGCTGTTACATGCTATTATTGGACTCTCTCAGTAACATGGTGTCTGCATAAAACGCATTCATGCCCATGTTACTTAATTTGTAAACAATTTGGTATggaagttttttgttttttttaaagatctgTGTATCTAGTAGTATAAATACCAAAGTAATTCAAGTAAATGCATAGtgtgtacagacacacacactaacatttATCTACAAAAATATAAAGTTCACATGAAGTGATGAAAAAACTAaaactctttgtttttttctgcattaaaaacagaacaagtaaaaagtttttttttttttacataattatttttgctttataactacaaattaaaaacatcctAATGacgaaagaaagagagagaatatgtaGCAGAGCCTGTGTACCCTTTGCACAGTTAAAGGACATGCTGTTACATGCTATTATTGGACTCTCTCAGTAACATGGTGTCTGCGTAAAACACATTCATGCCCATGTTATAAACTGAACCACTCCCGTGAAAGAGATGGTGTTACAGAGATGGAGATGTAGAGATGGAGGGgtggagaagagggagaaaagagagggagtaataacccagagagagagagagagggaggacaaaATACGTGACGAGGCAGCCTAAGAGCTGTTATGCAACCGCTGACCTACTAACACATATTTCTAGAAAGGGAGCCGGAGAAACTGGAGCAAAgtgtccagcagcagcacacaacacacaggCAGCCGGAGCCAAGAGACAGAaacagcatccagcagcagacCCACTGACTCCACCACAACTGTGCCGAGCACCGACGAGACAAGGACACGAAAACTTTTGGGAGGTTTCTTATAAAAGGCACCACAAGGGAAGAAGGAGGAAACGGGAGCGAGACGAGCTTTTGTTACGGACAaatcttttttcccctcctccagGACATTGAAAGGTATGTTATGACGGCATTTTGTCTATTTGTCTCCATGTGTTTGTCCTTTATtcggtgtttttttaacatatatatGTGGTGTGTTGAGGTGTAGACATGATGCTTATAGATGGTTATTGTTCACATGGCGACTCTCTCTGTGGATGTCTCTCCGGCGCGTCCGTGACTTTGACGCGTCTGCGGCTGCTTTTGTCTCATTAAACATGGCAACCCACGAGGCGAATTATATGCTACTTTGTTGCCAGGTTTGTtgcgttttgtttgttttttttgacacgAAACATATAGAAGAAGTGGATAAAAACGTGGTTGTTCCATATATCCCACGTTTTTATGTGCCTCAATGTCAAGGCGAGGTTATTCCCCGCATGGTGGTGTTTTCCAGGGAATGGTGGGCAGCTGCTCGTGCTCGGTCTCTGTGTTGTCTGGttaatgcagacacacacacacacacacacacacatataacagGCTACTATGCTATATTAGCTCCTGCACGTGGCATGCTGCTGTTTGAAATATGGACATAATGTAGGTCACTGGATCATTTTTAGTTGTGTATATTAATATTTGTCTGTTCAGCTGATGCAGACAATAGGCTGGATTAAAAGcatggcttttttgtttttttttggatacTAATTCAAATAAAGGGTATTTGCTATAATGCCacatttttcaatacatttagTTGAAACTCAGGTTATAgaacatataaataaagatttatattaaaataaatgtctaACATCATGTTTTTAGGATATATAGATTgtgttaatattatataaaatagattATTACAGATATACTACAGGGGGAAAAACATGTTATGCAACAGTAATAtactaaaaaaaagaatattttctCATTCTTATGTTTCTATAAAGCTCAAAATGTGCCTCTGTTACATTACTAACACATTTATAGGCTATTGTGTTCAAGTTCAAAGGAGAAAcaaaatgtctgattttcattcaAAGTGAGTCACTgggtgattcttttttttttttgtacttatgAGGTGTGTTAAGTAAAGCACAGAGCTTTGCTTTGAGGGAGTTGGAGGGTATGACATAACCGGCACACAGCAGGGAGAAGCAATAAACAGCAGCTCTCTCCCGGGACAGAGACGCCTGTAATTGATTCCCATTCACACCCTGCTCCTTCTTCCCATCATTCATATCCAGATTAGCACCAAATCCTCATTTCTAAAACAGATAGATATTTTAGAAATGCTTCTATCAATGACGTACCACAGCTGCTCAGTGTCTCTGGGttatttttaactttgtcaGACTGTCTCCTCTAAGAGAAAACATGGGACATAAGAAAGCAGAAGTAAGGTCTTGAACCAGatcatcttttttatttgtttgatacAGACAACTTGCGTCCCAAGTTCCTGGTGTGTGACTTTGTTGTGAAATTAGAATAACAAGTGAACATCCAGGATGTGATGCAATGCATGGAAACCCCTGTCTGGCGAGTTCTGGTGAGCTCTTAGTCCGCCTGCGTGCCAGCTGGTCTGGTTTCAGAGCCGTCTGCATTGCTCTGTCCCAGCCAGCTCTCAGAATATAGGTCAGACCTGTATCTGGGTGAGGTATACAGGTCAAGCTTTGGACTTACATACTTTAGTAACTACAGCTACTTGCCCCAGTTTCCTACTTAGGTGTGTATTCAtcaatgtgtttgtttatttaaaaaaaaaagaaaaatgtaacttaaaaagaTATAGGTCACATGTTACCAAAGGTTCAAAACACTAAACAgaacattatgcaaatgtgtaagCACATACAGAttgtcatgtttatttatttggaaACAAATATTAGGTTCACTCTTCAACAAATTTGTAACCTTCTctcaaaaatgtgcatttatcTATAAGATTTAGCATTCTGTCACTAATCATTAGTAGGTCAAATCCTACAGGTAGGAGTGTTTTTAGTTGTGTACTACAAAGAGCAAGTGTTAAATGGCATCCAGTAATTTGGTGTCACTTGCTGACCTGGAATGTCTGGATTCCTGTCCgctagttttttttcttgacacAAAGCCGTGCGGCAAAATGGAGGCTCCTAGCTGGGGCCCCTCCACGTGTGTGGTGTTGGATCACTGAAAAGATGGAGGAGGGGAAAAGGATGCCATGCGCTTAACTCACACTTGCCtcagaggaggtcagaggtgaagcATTCCTCCCCAGCGGCAAGTGCCTGGGAACTACTTCCGACCTGTGTTTTCCACAGCCGAAAGCACTGAAAACAAAGTGTTTACAGTAACTGCAGTGAATCATTCTTTTTAAAATGGGAAATTAGAATCAGCTCAAAGAACCAATTACACAATGTCCAGTATCTCTTTATTTTCTAGCTCAAGTCTTGGCTTTTATTCAGAGCACAACGTGCCCAGTGCAAGGGGAGATTGCAGGGCATTCACAGCCAGTAACCTGTAGCTTCTGCCACGATGTAATATGCATGTGTTACACAAGCTTTGCTCCGCAACAAGAGAAATTCAGAGCACGTACGTTAcgagcaacaacagcagccccTCCCCATGCGGTCCTGAGAGAGAGCCTGTTATGTGTGAATTTGGCTGCAGCGATGGGTGTGTGCTCTGACGTCAATGCCATCTCCCTATCTCTCACTATTGTGTTTTTCATCTGCTACTGAGGCATATTATTTTTCTGCGCTGCACAAGGCGTCGTAGGGTTTTCTGCAGAGAACAGGGATTAATGTTGCTTGAAGATCACTGGGGCTTTCACAATCAGACTTTTAGGCAGATGACGTATTGTAGGTAGTCTGGTTTATTCCTCCTGCTGCAGATTCTGTAAAATTCCTCTCATTTCCACCAACTGAATTCCCCCCCGTCACCCCATCCCTCCTCTACTTCCTCCCTCCCGCACCTCTTTCTGTCGCTCTATTTTTAGAGTGCACTCTAAtactctctttccctctcctggCCTCCCTCCTTTTCAGTCCTACTGACCTATTTTATGGAGCACCGTCAAAGACAGGGGGAGTGTTTACTGCTTAGCGTCGTTTCTAGGTCAGTGGGACAACGTAGACGTTTGCATGCTTCCTTCTCGCCAGCCTTTGTTTCGTACCCACCCCTCCCCTGCCAAGTCTTTATGAAAATTATTCAGGGTtgtggagagagggaggagctgACCTTACATTTTTCCACATCTGTTGGTGGTTGAGTCCAAATCCCGTTCTGTTCAGCGTAGCCTTACTCCAGTTCTTTGAGAGAAGGAGACAAACAAGAGACGGTAAAATCCTTGTTTTGGCACTGAAGGGGAAAATTCAATTTGAAGAATAGCCTGCAGCACATCTAGGCTAAGCCCCTGAGTTACAACCTAACAGACATGGGTAAATAAGGGGTTAATTATTCAGAGCAGTAGTCAAGGtctcaatgtgtttttttttttaaatgtttgattaTGTAACAGGGTCATTGACTCTGGGGGAAGCAGAGAAATGCTGTAACTAGTCTGGAGAAGACACATGTTAGATTAAATAGTGATGTGGCGTTGACTCAGGGGTGAGAAGTAAGTGGTTTGTGATTTGGGAACAATAAACTGCAGCACAGTGAAAGAAGGTCAATGTGAGTCTGTTTTGTTCAACTGGAGCCCTTTTGTTCTGCTCTCTTTGGGATGTGAGCGACTGAgcacgttttttttgtttttttccatcacaGCTTAAATATAGGActggggggggaaaaaaatcaattcacctacgTATCGCAATTtcgtttttttcgttttttacaattttgaaataaatgtcTTATTGCCAGAAAGAGCAAGTGCAatacaatatatttgcttcatttgagtctatgcggaggtagtcaagtcaattttattttatttagaaggttgaaggaagttaccgcttttattattgtagtctgagtaacgtaacgtcatatccgttccgtatccgtcaaaaaCCAGAACAAACCGCAGAGAGCCGAGACGAGAAATTAGAAAACGTCGGAGGGTCCGCGATCTGAACCCTCacatttaaatccaaagtggtaaacaccaCTCATACAGTAAATGGAATCGCAATTGCAATCTGCATTTGTTGTGCTTGCATCATGTCTGGTCTCATATACCCCTATACAGAGAGAACATAAGACAAATATAGGAGCATAAATAGGaatttaaattgaaaatgaaacaagTAGCACTGGCAGCAATAGCAGCTATAACACAATCTGTTATAAGACACTttaactgatgtattttatattaatacCAACATTTTTCCCTCAGTGGGGAAATGTTCTGCAGATAATCCATTCTGCTTCAATAGCATATTGCAAATACGTAATAATAATCCTCTACCCaatatgttatttacatacttGTGCTTCTTGTTTGATTTCAATATTCCAAATGTAAAAGCTGCAAACAAATGACAGATAAACTAGACTGTTGTGAGATGGTAAATTCCCTCAGAAAACTTAGCTCCACTGATTCCAGTTTCCTGCATTTGGGTGCTCCGAAAACAATAGTGTAAACAGGAAACAGATTAGGCTAAAAATAGCAAGCAGGTGATATTAAAAGGTCATATTTGTCATACGTATAATTATTCCAGCATTCAACAGGAGGAGTCATTGTTACCTACAGGCACAGTGACCTAGATTATTAcattccctgtgtgtgtgtgtcataaaaagatgttttcatgtttgtaaTGGACTCGGGAGCTCAGCGTAGTGATGTGTTATTAATTACTGCATATCTACTGTGTAATGCCGTGCAGTGAGCGAACCAGAGGAATCTGTCCTAAAAACAAGTGCAGATCTAGTTGTTATGTAACGCCGGACTGCCGTCAAACATCCGTCCGCGCTGCATTCAGCATTGTTGTTAACGCAACACACGTTGGGTGGGAAAGGCTTCCTGTTGAGCTACGATGTTGACACTGCATAAGGATGTTCGGCAGCTTGTGGTGTTGTGTAATTTCAGACAGTGTGACGGCTACTAGAGAAACTAACACATTCCCACTGCGACCAGCATCTCCCCCCCCCCATAGAAACACACATAGCCCACACAGATGTGCGTCCACTCCCATAAACCCATTTCAGCTACTTCTTAAAGAGTTTAGTGCACGACTTTAAATCTAGTGAAgcattttagaaaataaaatgtaaaagcaGAAATTATAATGACACGTAATTTATATACCATAATATAATTAAAGTAATATATCAGTGTGTGATGATGCATCATATCCCCATCCATTCCCCGCCTCCCTCAGCCCCTTTATCTGTCAGTCTCTGCAGAGCTGGCACCAGGTCAGCCTGCCTCAGTCCTGTTATGTGACTATGACAGCACCCGTCTTACACAAGAGCtctgcagtagcagcagcagcagcagcagcagcagcacatacaGCGTGTTTAATCCCTGCCACAGCCACACATGTGTGTGCTGATACTCAGACTCTGCAGACTCCCCAACCTCATTTTCTCTGTGAAGTCAAggaaacaaagacaagaaagaCAAACGTTGCAAAATTTTGGGAGATTATATCATAGATTTTTGGCGCAGGTTGTGATAAACAGTGTGCATTGATCTCAAGTCTTAGAGGTTACACTCAAAGGACCCACATTAAAGCTTTGCACTACAGTTCACAAAGGCTGTCCTCAACCAGAGAAATTCTTAGTCGGCTAACACTCACACGATTTtttcaactaattgattaattgatttaattgactgatctgtaaaactgagttcttcacaaagagtcacacaaaagcaccaattTAATTATCGTGTTTACAAGAGATGTGCTCATTattcaattagtcgactaacactcacacGATTTtttcgactaatcgattaattgatttaattgactgatctgtaaaactgagttcttcacaaagaatcacacaaaagcaccaattTAATTAtcgtgtttaccagagatgtgctcattattcaattagtcgactaattgactaagagtTGGCCTACAGTTTACAAGTCCAATTTGACCTGACTGAAATGTACATATATGTTGCAATGAACTGCAGTGGTTTTACAGCTAATctaacgctctctctctctctctctctctccccccccctcagCAAACAGCAGCACTGAAGCTGGATTGTCACAGAGCCCCAAAGTACACGGACTGACCTACATCGGCAGCAGCCTGACCGGCATCACAGCTCCGCTGAAGATTGAGGACGACGGTGATAAACTCAAAATCACCTTTTTTGAGGTTCCTCGTTCAGAACACTAGTTCAATGTCTGAGGTTTTTGTGGAGTTCCACCTCTTTTTGATCTTCTTGGCGAATATGGACACTTGAACGTTTTGATCTTGAAAATTAAGTAACAGAAATCAATGAGGCGATCCCTTCAAGGAGCACAAATACCTCATCAAGAATTTTTTTCCGATCCTGCGACTTAGGTCAAACTCCTTAGTGGCGAAGCAGAAGACTCATagagttttacattttttccctCCCCCCCTTTGCCCTTTGCTAGAGTTACACTCTAGCCCCCAGCTGGGAAAAATGGAAAGTCTGAGTATACACATCCCATCCAGCAGCAAcaaaagtgacatggaggtcgACAATTTTTCGTCCTACAGTGGCAGCATCCCATCTCCTACTCCTGAAGGTGGAGCACGGATCAGCCGCCAGTCTAAAGGTTCCAAGTCTAGCGCGAGCTGCCGTCGCAAGCGAGAGTTCATTTCTGATGAGAAGAAAGATGCTTCCTATTGGGAAAAACGGAGGAAGAACAATGAAGCAGCCAAGCGCTCAAGGGAAAAGCGTCGCCTCAATGACATGGTGCTTGAGAACCGGGTCATGGCGCTGAATGAGGAGAACTGTCGTATAAAAACGGAGCTCCTCCAGCTCAAGTTGCGCTTTGGCCTCATCAGCACAGCCTCCTACATGGAGAAAAGTCAGCAGATCTCCAACAGTGTTGCCAACAATAGTAGCGGGAGCAGCAATGGCACCCCAAACGCCTACCTCTCAAGCAGCGGCTACTCCAGTGCATCCCAGGTGATGCTGAATTCTGACTCATCTGAAACTGAGCAGTCGAGCCGCGGCGAACGCCACAGTGCACTCCACCAGTACTCACCCCGGGGCTCCATCTCTGACATGTCTGATTCCTCCTCCAGAGACAGCCCAGAACCCACGGGCTACAACATAAAGACAGAGCCCTCAAGTATGGAGATGGCCAGAGTGGAAAGCAATCGTATGCCAAGTGGGGCCTACCATGGCAACCACACTGCACTGGTTTCTCCTCACCAGCAAAACACCCCATTGGCTGAAAGTGCCATGGACTACCAGCaccaccaacagcagcagcagcagcaatgccACATGGAGGCCTCCAGTCCCGCTCCTCAGGCCACCTCTGCACAGAGGAGCGTGATCTTGTATCGCTCCAGCAGCGGCTGTTACCCCATGGAGACCCAGAGGCCGGAGGACCAGCAGACCCAGCAGAACAGACCGCTGCAGCACTCCTCAACCCTCAAGTTCTCCGACTGCTCAGCGACCATCACAGAGGTCGCTGAGAAGCTAGAGAGGACAAAGACCATGGACTCACCTCAGTATGAATACACTAATGATCATGATGAGTCgacagaggagctgcagcaaaGGTACAATTCCAACGCCCAACAGCAGCGTGAGAACCATCACAGGCACTACAGCTACCAGGGTCAGGAGAGCAGTCTTCAGCAAGCAGAAAGTCACCAGAACCCCTTTGCCCCTGATCTGGTACGCAACACTGAGGAGGGCAAGTCCTCCTTCCCACAGCACAACGGCTACCTCAACACACTGGACGAAGAGCCCCCGGTGCTCACCTACGAGGGAGGCCCCAGAGCCGGCGGTTTCTACCAGGAGAACTCTTTCGCTAAAGACACCTCATCCAGTGACGGGGACCCTCGTAGCTCTGACAAGGAGGGCTCCACAGACGACGAGTccccctcctcgtcctcctcagaCATCAGCAGCTACCACCAGAAGGCAGTGGGAGCTGCCGGCTCGCACCGCGAGTTCCACGCCGAGTTCAAAGCCACTGCCCTGCCCCACAAGCTCCGTCTCAAGTACAGAGCTCTGTCCAATGGGGCAGCAGGACTACAGATGGAGGGAACAGTCAACACCTCCATGTCCCCCTCTCCCACTTTGCCTCAGCACCCTTACTTAGCTCTCCCCAGCAACCTTCACAGCACCCAGGCCAACGGGGAGAGCAAAGAGGTGGAAAACGAGACTGATTATGAGAGGGCGGAGGCtagaaaggagggagagaaaaagggatccagcagcagcagcagcaaaagtggACGCAATAAGAGGCGAGATTAAGGACTAATAGGAACATTTTCCTGTCACCTCTTTGTCGTcttcagcagacagacaaatatAACTGACTCACATCGCCACCTTACAAGACATTAAAAGCCGGCGATCTGTTTGAGGTGCCGTAAGGATGTGATTTCACCAAGTTTCACTGTGTcagctcttcctcttcctcttcgcTCTCTCCTACCTCCCACCTATCCCTCCAATTAAAATGATAGATCACTTAACGAGGGAGGGGACAGAATGAAACTCTCCAGAGCTGGAGTCTGGGATATTTCCCTCGCGGAAAATTCAAACATTATTCAATTATTCATTATTGTAAACTGCCTTGTTGGCCGGCCAGCATTTATTGTGGCATTATGGGAACATTCCTTTGACCAAAGAATACACATCCTTCCTTTAGTGTCAGAAGAGTTACATTCGTCCTCCCTCTGAACACACCTGTACCATTTGATCCTCCACCCTCTTACCATCCGCACACACAAGTCCCCTTCACTTCTGAAGCACTTAGATTGTATATTACTGTGATATATAAATTTGCATATAtggaatatatattttaagaagaaaaatgtgttaaaaaaaaaaaaaaaaagcagtgggATGCGGAAGTCGTAGACTTAAAAGTGATCACTTTGTTCTTGTTGAGACACCTTGTACAGCCGCTCTTGTTAAGAAAATGCCtcaaagattttcttttaactagAACATGATCCACaacttgtataaaaaaaaaaaaaagaaaaaaaaaaaaaagaaaggtacACTTTTTTAGATGTATGGATCAGATCGGTGGCCTCATTCAGGAGCTCTTTGACACTCAAAGCTGTCAAAACGGTCAAGGCCAGTTATCCGCATATCAGTCAAGGCTATGCAGTCACACGTTGCTGTTTGCAAAACCTGACAAGCACAAGGCAAGCCTCGCCTGCCAGCCAGCCGTTCAACGAAGATCAATACATCTTCATTTCCAGACAAATGTTGTCTGTCTAATAAATTAAACGGCTCTCCAGTCGCAAACCAGCAAAGCTGCTCTCTCTTCATAAGGTGCCTCTTTATTGTGTTGTCCCTCGTCCCCACTTTGGCCAATGTCTTAACGATCCCACTCACCTTCGCACTGACTTGTTTTAGCTACAGTAGCTGCAGTAGATCATACAGTCTGTACAAGTTTAACTGTTTCACTTCCTGGTGCCTGCCTCTGGCCactatgtataaatgtaaagtTGTCTCTATCTCTTGTATACTGctgtcattattttattattattttattgatattttctatTATATTCGTTTATTATTTGGGCTattattatgtgtatttttCTGTCATCCTGTTGTGTCATTTTGCTCTATGCTCTTCCTGGTTGTG
Proteins encoded:
- the nfil3-5 gene encoding nuclear factor, interleukin 3 regulated, member 5; protein product: MESLSIHIPSSSNKSDMEVDNFSSYSGSIPSPTPEGGARISRQSKGSKSSASCRRKREFISDEKKDASYWEKRRKNNEAAKRSREKRRLNDMVLENRVMALNEENCRIKTELLQLKLRFGLISTASYMEKSQQISNSVANNSSGSSNGTPNAYLSSSGYSSASQVMLNSDSSETEQSSRGERHSALHQYSPRGSISDMSDSSSRDSPEPTGYNIKTEPSSMEMARVESNRMPSGAYHGNHTALVSPHQQNTPLAESAMDYQHHQQQQQQQCHMEASSPAPQATSAQRSVILYRSSSGCYPMETQRPEDQQTQQNRPLQHSSTLKFSDCSATITEVAEKLERTKTMDSPQYEYTNDHDESTEELQQRYNSNAQQQRENHHRHYSYQGQESSLQQAESHQNPFAPDLVRNTEEGKSSFPQHNGYLNTLDEEPPVLTYEGGPRAGGFYQENSFAKDTSSSDGDPRSSDKEGSTDDESPSSSSSDISSYHQKAVGAAGSHREFHAEFKATALPHKLRLKYRALSNGAAGLQMEGTVNTSMSPSPTLPQHPYLALPSNLHSTQANGESKEVENETDYERAEARKEGEKKGSSSSSSKSGRNKRRD